One genomic region from Amphiprion ocellaris isolate individual 3 ecotype Okinawa chromosome 20, ASM2253959v1, whole genome shotgun sequence encodes:
- the LOC111569636 gene encoding CD109 antigen-like isoform X1: MSRSVKLHEAVCPVSGRKVATVSKNMSKIWTLLVCLEVVRFAVPGSAQNSSSPTLFLISGPEVLHAGTWTQLAVTVFADFPGRVTAEVTHGDTKVTQTEDFQGGLTSFITLPPIPGFITQNSLLNLTLRGYREDTLIFTNTTTLCFDLRNVSSVIQTDRSHYEPGNTVKVRIVVIQLDNRPYKGRVDISVWDPSGKAVDRWESTGNLGIVLQEFTLSQMSPLGRWTITTTVNGVTDEKAFIVEHYEHPHFEVLVKMPPQILVGDDITGSVRALYPSGQPVHGTLVVSVIMDDASPFLLTQTKEIYGSTQFSFSEDQLQALHTTSAFSSNNHVTVHIAACVNDSSTGIKVNKTVEVHLMKNMFQLMFHDFPPTLKPGLHFFTNLRISRYDRTPLSASDHIHFAVVEVTQRTSMMNAETTTLTLPVPEDGDVHIQFRLQDQVVMIFIRATFQSSEETLKVYTNYSSPRGSYIQISPISALSAQIGLPFGLNVESTFQPSELHFVVSSQGQVVSAGTSNSLSFSVTPALSWSPEACVTVYCIVSDGEVATDTARIPINHHNYVSLNWSSDRTQPGEEVSLTVTTLESMSRVGIVVLGKGHEDSQEFDMDVKTEQECNLRMLTNARLYKKKQPDGDKNGFSEGDVLMIQKYWRHLMNVTESFLWLDTAVSEKTWTSDKITVPDGVTSLRAYALVMSENLGLGFTPEPQKLIVSKDFSSFLDVPPHLIIGEEIVLQVNIINHLVQDIEVIVLLAQSETFEFVLTDRRGASVINAQKLTLGSHASASALFPIKPLAPGEMEISVDAVSADGSDSLTRRVMVKPAGIEQTFSQTLFLELEPGKYNSSRSVSFYPADVVPGSQRASVVLVGDILALSINNLDSLIQMPIGCGEQNMIRFAPSVYVLQYLDKSTQDNAEIRSRALGSMMDGYKRQLSYQRDDGSFSAFGTSDTAGSTWLTAFVLRSFLQAKPYVQVDQSVVSRAMTWLFKQQGPQGEFREAGRLIHTEMQGGLDNGPVALTAYVLVAVLEDEAYAEIYRDNVSLAQKYLENQVSSGVVSNYSLSLVAYALALRGSTVAGTALTELNSRADYRDGVKMWRSSAGLRSRDWQPRSVQIEMTSYVLLALFRRGSFIEGIKLMKWLSMQRNHLGGYGTTQDTIVALQALACYAAFSGANAIDLRFNISTPASSSLFRINSTNYRAYQSQEINAEKDPHLNIYMEGRGFALFQLNVFYHLESRAFSQNLQQARGEEAFSLDVDVMDDSDHSHMMLSICIRLKDNQVIPHTGMAILDVGMLSGFTLSPGAAVLGNLIRKVEEWPEKVSLYLDSITKSKVCIILPIVTNYKVAHVQDAVVQVYDYYEPSRKATATYNPRFLHSVDSCFFCGANCADCRPGITIIVSSANYSTSSSIYSLSCLFLGLVSFLVVV, from the exons ATGTCCAGGTCAGTTAAGTTACATGAGGCTGTCTGTCCGGTGTCTGGAAGGAAAGTTGCGACTGTCTCGAAAAACATGAGCAAGATCTGGACCTTACTTGTGTGTTTGGAGGTCGTGCGTTTTGCTGTTCCTGGTTCGGCACAGAATTCATCCAG TCCGACACTGTTCCTGATCTCAGGTCCAGAGGTGTTGCACGCTGGTACATGGACTCAGCTGGCCGTCACTGTTTTTGCTGACTTTCCTGGCAGGGTGACAGCCGAAGTGACACATGGTGACACGAAAGTGACCCAAACGGAGGACTTTCAAGGAG GTTTGACCAGTTTCATCACTCTTCCCCCT ATTCCTGGCTTCATAACCCAGAATTCCCTCTTAAACTTGACGTTGAGGGGCTACAGGGAGGACACTCTCATTttcaccaacaccaccaccctCTGCTTCGACCTCAGGAATGTCTCCTCCGTCATCCAAACCGACAGATCACATTATGAACCTGGGAACACCGTCAAAGTCAGAATTGTCGTCATTCAGTTGGATAACCGGCCATACAAAGGCAGAGTGGATATCTCTGTATGG GATCCCAGTGGGAAAGCCGTTGACAGGTGGGAGTCCACAGGGAATCTGGGGATTGTGTTGCAGGAATTCACTTTATCCCAGATGTCTCCTCTTGGACGGTGGACGATCACAACCACAGTCAAT GGTGTGACTGATGAGAAAGCATTCATAGTGGAGCATTACG AGCATCCTCATTTTGAAGTGTTGGTGAAGATGCCTCCACAGATCCTCGTTGGAGATGACATCACAGGATCAGTGAGAGCGCT TTATCCCAGTGGACAACCTGTCCATGGAACATTAGTTGTTTCAGTTATCATGGACGATGCCTCTCCGTTCCTACTAACACAAACTAAAGAG ATTTATGGGTCAACACAGTTTTCTTTCAGTGAAGATCAGCTTCAGGCTCTACACACTACATCAGCATTTAGCAGCAATAACCATGTCACTGTACACATTGCTGCCTGTGTTAATGACAGCTCCACAG GAATTAAAGTGAACAAAACAGTTGAAGTCCACCTGATGAAGAACATGTTCCAGCTTATGTTCCACGATTTTCCACCCACACTGAAGCCAGGTTTACACTTCTTCACAAAC CTTAGGATCTCAAGATATGACAGAACACCACTCAGCGCTTCAGACCACATACACTTTGCTGTGGTTGAAGTCACTCAGAGAACCTCCATGATGAATGCAGAAACTACAACTCTGACTCTTCCTGTGCCCGAGGATGGAGACGTCCACATTCAGTTTAGATTACAGGATCAAGTAGTGATGATTTTTATTCGA GCCACATTCCAGTCAAGTGAGGAGACTTTGAAGGTTTACACCAACTACTCCTCTCCTCGTGGATCATATATTCAGATCTCCCCAATTAGCGCCTTATCTGCACAG atcGGATTGCCTTTTGGACTAAACGTGGAGAGCACCTTTCAACCATCGGAGCTTCACTTTGTG GTGAGCTCTCAAGGTCAAGTGGTGTCTGCTGGAACATCGAACTCCCTCTCATTCTCTGTGACACCAGCGCTGTCCTGGTCCCCTGAGGCCTGTGTCACTGTCTACTGCATCGTTTCTGACGGAGAGGTCGCCACTGACACAGCACGCATACCCATCAATCACCACAACTAT GTATCTCTAAACTGGAGCAGTGACCGGACCCAGCCAGGTGAGGAGGTATCGCTAACTGTAACTACTCTTGAATCCATGTCCCGGGTTGGAATCGTAGTACTGGGGAAAGGACACGAAGATTCTCAGGAGTTTGACATGGACGTCAAAACTGAACAG GAATGCAATCTCAGGATGCTGACCAATGCAAGACTGTATAAGAAAAAGCAGCCTGATGGAgataaaaatg GGTTTTCAGAGGGAGACGTCCTGATGATACAGAAGTACTGGAGACACTTGATGAATGTCACTGAATCCTTCTTGTGGTTAGACACTGCTGTAAG TGAGAAAACATGGACAAGTGACAAAATAACAGTGCCTGATGGTGTTACCTCTTTGAGAGCATATGCGCTGGTGATGTCAGAGAATCTGGGTTTGGGTTTCACTCCTGAACCCCAAAAG CTGATTGTGTCCAAAGATTTCTCCTCGTTTCTGGATGTTCCACCACATCTCATCATAGGAGAGGAGATTGTCCTGCAAGTGAACATCATCAACCATTTAGTGCAGGACATAGAG GTCATTGTGCTGCTAGCACAGAGCGAGACCTTTGAGTTTGTTTTGACAGACCGAAGGGGTGCGTCTgttataaatgcacaaaaactcACCTTGGGGAGTCATGCGTCTGCTTCAGCACTATTCCCTATAAAGCCTTTGGCTCCAGGCGAGATGGAAATATCTGTGGACGCTGTATCTGCAGACGGCTCAGACAGCCTTACTCGGAGAGTGATGGTGAAG CCTGCAGGAATTGAACAGACCTTCTCACAGACTCTGTTCTTGGAGCTGGAACCAGGCAAGTACAACAGTTCCAGATCCGTCTCCTTCTATCCAGCAGATGTGGTACCGGGCAGCCAGAGGGCCTCCGTGGTGTTGGTCG GTGATATCTTGGCTTTGTCCATTAACAACTTGGATTCGCTGATTCAGATGCCTATTGGATGTGGGGAACAGAACATGATCCGCTTTGCTCCAAGTGTTTATGTTCTCCAGTACCTGGACAAGTCGACCCAGGATAACGCAGAGATCAGGAGCAGGGCTCTGGGCTCCATGATGGATG GATATAAGAGACAGCTGTCCTACCAACGAGACGACGGTTCATTCAGCGCTTTTGGAACCAGTGACACTGCTGGCAGCACATG GCTGACAGCCTTTGTGCTGCGCTCCTTCCTCCAGGCTAAGCCCTACGTCCAGGTAGACCAGAGCGTCGTGTCCAGAGCCATGACTTGGCTCTTCAAGCAGCAGGGACCTCAGGGGGAGTTCAGGGAAGCGGGCAGGTTGATCCACACAGAGATGCAGGGAGGGCTGGATAATGGCCCAGTGGCGCTCACTGCTTATGTACTGGTGGCGGTTCTGGAGGACGAGGCCTATGCA GAGATATACCGAGACAATGTGTCTCTGGCCCAGAAGTACCTGGAGAACCAAGTGTCCAGTGGTGTTGTCAGTAACTACAGCCTAAGTCTGGTGGCTTATGCTTTAGCCCTGAGAGGCAGTACGGTAGCTGGCACTGCCCTCACTGAGCTCAACAGCAGAGCTGACTACAGAG ATGGAGTCAAGATGTGGAGATCCTCTGCTGGCCTGAGGTCACGTGACTGGCAGCCCCGATCGGTGCAGATTGAGATGACCTCCTATGTGCTGCTGGCTCTATTTAGGCGGGGCAGCTTTATTGAGGGCATCAAGCTTATGAAGTGGTTAAGCATGCAAAGGAACCATCTAGGGGGCTACGGGACAACACAG GACACCATCGTTGCCCTTCAGGCTCTGGCTTGCTATGCTGCGTTCAGTGGTGCCAACGCCATAGACCTCAGGTTTAATATATCTACCCCAGCATCTTCCTCACTCTTTCGAATCAACTCCACCAACTATCGAGCGTATCAAAGCCAAGAG ATTAATGCTGAAAAAGATCCACATCTAAATATATACATGGAAGGAAGAGGATTTGCCTTATTTCAG CTGAATGTGTTTTATCACCTGGAGAGCAGAGCGTTTTCACAAAACCTCCAGCAAGCCAGAGGCGAGGAAGCATTCTCATTAGATGTTGACGTTATGGATGACAGTGACCACAGTCACATGATGTTGTCTATATGCATAAG ATTAAAGGACAATCAGGTGATACCTCATACAGGTATGGCTATATTGGATGTGGGCATGCTCAGTGGTTTCACTCTCTCCCCTGGAGCTGCTGTCCTGGGAAATCTTATCAGGAAGGTGGAGGAATGGCCTGAGAAAGTCAGCCTGTACCTGGATTCA ATTACTAAGTCAAAGGTTTGCATCATACTTCCTATTGTGACAAATTACAAAGTGGCCCATGTACAGGATGCCGTGGTGCAGGTTTACGACTACTATGAACCCA GCAGAAAAGCAACCGCTACATACAATCCACGTTTTCTTCACAGCGTGGACTCCTGCTTCTTCTGTGGTGCAAACTGTGCTGACTGTAGGCCAGGAATCACCATCATTGTGTCCTCTGCAAATTACTCTACTAGTAGCAGCATCTATAGCCTAAGTTGTCTATTTCTGGGACTCGTGTCTTTCCTTGTTGTAGTGTGA
- the LOC111569636 gene encoding CD109 antigen-like isoform X2, which yields MSRSVKLHEAVCPVSGRKVATVSKNMSKIWTLLVCLEVVRFAVPGSAQNSSSPTLFLISGPEVLHAGTWTQLAVTVFADFPGRVTAEVTHGDTKVTQTEDFQGGLTSFITLPPIPGFITQNSLLNLTLRGYREDTLIFTNTTTLCFDLRNVSSVIQTDRSHYEPGNTVKVRIVVIQLDNRPYKGRVDISVWDPSGKAVDRWESTGNLGIVLQEFTLSQMSPLGRWTITTTVNGVTDEKAFIVEHYEHPHFEVLVKMPPQILVGDDITGSVRALYPSGQPVHGTLVVSVIMDDASPFLLTQTKEIYGSTQFSFSEDQLQALHTTSAFSSNNHVTVHIAACVNDSSTGIKVNKTVEVHLMKNMFQLMFHDFPPTLKPGLHFFTNLRISRYDRTPLSASDHIHFAVVEVTQRTSMMNAETTTLTLPVPEDGDVHIQFRLQDQVVMIFIRATFQSSEETLKVYTNYSSPRGSYIQISPISALSAQIGLPFGLNVESTFQPSELHFVVSSQGQVVSAGTSNSLSFSVTPALSWSPEACVTVYCIVSDGEVATDTARIPINHHNYVSLNWSSDRTQPGEEVSLTVTTLESMSRVGIVVLGKGHEDSQEFDMDVKTEQECNLRMLTNARLYKKKQPDGDKNEGDVLMIQKYWRHLMNVTESFLWLDTAVSEKTWTSDKITVPDGVTSLRAYALVMSENLGLGFTPEPQKLIVSKDFSSFLDVPPHLIIGEEIVLQVNIINHLVQDIEVIVLLAQSETFEFVLTDRRGASVINAQKLTLGSHASASALFPIKPLAPGEMEISVDAVSADGSDSLTRRVMVKPAGIEQTFSQTLFLELEPGKYNSSRSVSFYPADVVPGSQRASVVLVGDILALSINNLDSLIQMPIGCGEQNMIRFAPSVYVLQYLDKSTQDNAEIRSRALGSMMDGYKRQLSYQRDDGSFSAFGTSDTAGSTWLTAFVLRSFLQAKPYVQVDQSVVSRAMTWLFKQQGPQGEFREAGRLIHTEMQGGLDNGPVALTAYVLVAVLEDEAYAEIYRDNVSLAQKYLENQVSSGVVSNYSLSLVAYALALRGSTVAGTALTELNSRADYRDGVKMWRSSAGLRSRDWQPRSVQIEMTSYVLLALFRRGSFIEGIKLMKWLSMQRNHLGGYGTTQDTIVALQALACYAAFSGANAIDLRFNISTPASSSLFRINSTNYRAYQSQEINAEKDPHLNIYMEGRGFALFQLNVFYHLESRAFSQNLQQARGEEAFSLDVDVMDDSDHSHMMLSICIRLKDNQVIPHTGMAILDVGMLSGFTLSPGAAVLGNLIRKVEEWPEKVSLYLDSITKSKVCIILPIVTNYKVAHVQDAVVQVYDYYEPSRKATATYNPRFLHSVDSCFFCGANCADCRPGITIIVSSANYSTSSSIYSLSCLFLGLVSFLVVV from the exons ATGTCCAGGTCAGTTAAGTTACATGAGGCTGTCTGTCCGGTGTCTGGAAGGAAAGTTGCGACTGTCTCGAAAAACATGAGCAAGATCTGGACCTTACTTGTGTGTTTGGAGGTCGTGCGTTTTGCTGTTCCTGGTTCGGCACAGAATTCATCCAG TCCGACACTGTTCCTGATCTCAGGTCCAGAGGTGTTGCACGCTGGTACATGGACTCAGCTGGCCGTCACTGTTTTTGCTGACTTTCCTGGCAGGGTGACAGCCGAAGTGACACATGGTGACACGAAAGTGACCCAAACGGAGGACTTTCAAGGAG GTTTGACCAGTTTCATCACTCTTCCCCCT ATTCCTGGCTTCATAACCCAGAATTCCCTCTTAAACTTGACGTTGAGGGGCTACAGGGAGGACACTCTCATTttcaccaacaccaccaccctCTGCTTCGACCTCAGGAATGTCTCCTCCGTCATCCAAACCGACAGATCACATTATGAACCTGGGAACACCGTCAAAGTCAGAATTGTCGTCATTCAGTTGGATAACCGGCCATACAAAGGCAGAGTGGATATCTCTGTATGG GATCCCAGTGGGAAAGCCGTTGACAGGTGGGAGTCCACAGGGAATCTGGGGATTGTGTTGCAGGAATTCACTTTATCCCAGATGTCTCCTCTTGGACGGTGGACGATCACAACCACAGTCAAT GGTGTGACTGATGAGAAAGCATTCATAGTGGAGCATTACG AGCATCCTCATTTTGAAGTGTTGGTGAAGATGCCTCCACAGATCCTCGTTGGAGATGACATCACAGGATCAGTGAGAGCGCT TTATCCCAGTGGACAACCTGTCCATGGAACATTAGTTGTTTCAGTTATCATGGACGATGCCTCTCCGTTCCTACTAACACAAACTAAAGAG ATTTATGGGTCAACACAGTTTTCTTTCAGTGAAGATCAGCTTCAGGCTCTACACACTACATCAGCATTTAGCAGCAATAACCATGTCACTGTACACATTGCTGCCTGTGTTAATGACAGCTCCACAG GAATTAAAGTGAACAAAACAGTTGAAGTCCACCTGATGAAGAACATGTTCCAGCTTATGTTCCACGATTTTCCACCCACACTGAAGCCAGGTTTACACTTCTTCACAAAC CTTAGGATCTCAAGATATGACAGAACACCACTCAGCGCTTCAGACCACATACACTTTGCTGTGGTTGAAGTCACTCAGAGAACCTCCATGATGAATGCAGAAACTACAACTCTGACTCTTCCTGTGCCCGAGGATGGAGACGTCCACATTCAGTTTAGATTACAGGATCAAGTAGTGATGATTTTTATTCGA GCCACATTCCAGTCAAGTGAGGAGACTTTGAAGGTTTACACCAACTACTCCTCTCCTCGTGGATCATATATTCAGATCTCCCCAATTAGCGCCTTATCTGCACAG atcGGATTGCCTTTTGGACTAAACGTGGAGAGCACCTTTCAACCATCGGAGCTTCACTTTGTG GTGAGCTCTCAAGGTCAAGTGGTGTCTGCTGGAACATCGAACTCCCTCTCATTCTCTGTGACACCAGCGCTGTCCTGGTCCCCTGAGGCCTGTGTCACTGTCTACTGCATCGTTTCTGACGGAGAGGTCGCCACTGACACAGCACGCATACCCATCAATCACCACAACTAT GTATCTCTAAACTGGAGCAGTGACCGGACCCAGCCAGGTGAGGAGGTATCGCTAACTGTAACTACTCTTGAATCCATGTCCCGGGTTGGAATCGTAGTACTGGGGAAAGGACACGAAGATTCTCAGGAGTTTGACATGGACGTCAAAACTGAACAG GAATGCAATCTCAGGATGCTGACCAATGCAAGACTGTATAAGAAAAAGCAGCCTGATGGAgataaaaatg AGGGAGACGTCCTGATGATACAGAAGTACTGGAGACACTTGATGAATGTCACTGAATCCTTCTTGTGGTTAGACACTGCTGTAAG TGAGAAAACATGGACAAGTGACAAAATAACAGTGCCTGATGGTGTTACCTCTTTGAGAGCATATGCGCTGGTGATGTCAGAGAATCTGGGTTTGGGTTTCACTCCTGAACCCCAAAAG CTGATTGTGTCCAAAGATTTCTCCTCGTTTCTGGATGTTCCACCACATCTCATCATAGGAGAGGAGATTGTCCTGCAAGTGAACATCATCAACCATTTAGTGCAGGACATAGAG GTCATTGTGCTGCTAGCACAGAGCGAGACCTTTGAGTTTGTTTTGACAGACCGAAGGGGTGCGTCTgttataaatgcacaaaaactcACCTTGGGGAGTCATGCGTCTGCTTCAGCACTATTCCCTATAAAGCCTTTGGCTCCAGGCGAGATGGAAATATCTGTGGACGCTGTATCTGCAGACGGCTCAGACAGCCTTACTCGGAGAGTGATGGTGAAG CCTGCAGGAATTGAACAGACCTTCTCACAGACTCTGTTCTTGGAGCTGGAACCAGGCAAGTACAACAGTTCCAGATCCGTCTCCTTCTATCCAGCAGATGTGGTACCGGGCAGCCAGAGGGCCTCCGTGGTGTTGGTCG GTGATATCTTGGCTTTGTCCATTAACAACTTGGATTCGCTGATTCAGATGCCTATTGGATGTGGGGAACAGAACATGATCCGCTTTGCTCCAAGTGTTTATGTTCTCCAGTACCTGGACAAGTCGACCCAGGATAACGCAGAGATCAGGAGCAGGGCTCTGGGCTCCATGATGGATG GATATAAGAGACAGCTGTCCTACCAACGAGACGACGGTTCATTCAGCGCTTTTGGAACCAGTGACACTGCTGGCAGCACATG GCTGACAGCCTTTGTGCTGCGCTCCTTCCTCCAGGCTAAGCCCTACGTCCAGGTAGACCAGAGCGTCGTGTCCAGAGCCATGACTTGGCTCTTCAAGCAGCAGGGACCTCAGGGGGAGTTCAGGGAAGCGGGCAGGTTGATCCACACAGAGATGCAGGGAGGGCTGGATAATGGCCCAGTGGCGCTCACTGCTTATGTACTGGTGGCGGTTCTGGAGGACGAGGCCTATGCA GAGATATACCGAGACAATGTGTCTCTGGCCCAGAAGTACCTGGAGAACCAAGTGTCCAGTGGTGTTGTCAGTAACTACAGCCTAAGTCTGGTGGCTTATGCTTTAGCCCTGAGAGGCAGTACGGTAGCTGGCACTGCCCTCACTGAGCTCAACAGCAGAGCTGACTACAGAG ATGGAGTCAAGATGTGGAGATCCTCTGCTGGCCTGAGGTCACGTGACTGGCAGCCCCGATCGGTGCAGATTGAGATGACCTCCTATGTGCTGCTGGCTCTATTTAGGCGGGGCAGCTTTATTGAGGGCATCAAGCTTATGAAGTGGTTAAGCATGCAAAGGAACCATCTAGGGGGCTACGGGACAACACAG GACACCATCGTTGCCCTTCAGGCTCTGGCTTGCTATGCTGCGTTCAGTGGTGCCAACGCCATAGACCTCAGGTTTAATATATCTACCCCAGCATCTTCCTCACTCTTTCGAATCAACTCCACCAACTATCGAGCGTATCAAAGCCAAGAG ATTAATGCTGAAAAAGATCCACATCTAAATATATACATGGAAGGAAGAGGATTTGCCTTATTTCAG CTGAATGTGTTTTATCACCTGGAGAGCAGAGCGTTTTCACAAAACCTCCAGCAAGCCAGAGGCGAGGAAGCATTCTCATTAGATGTTGACGTTATGGATGACAGTGACCACAGTCACATGATGTTGTCTATATGCATAAG ATTAAAGGACAATCAGGTGATACCTCATACAGGTATGGCTATATTGGATGTGGGCATGCTCAGTGGTTTCACTCTCTCCCCTGGAGCTGCTGTCCTGGGAAATCTTATCAGGAAGGTGGAGGAATGGCCTGAGAAAGTCAGCCTGTACCTGGATTCA ATTACTAAGTCAAAGGTTTGCATCATACTTCCTATTGTGACAAATTACAAAGTGGCCCATGTACAGGATGCCGTGGTGCAGGTTTACGACTACTATGAACCCA GCAGAAAAGCAACCGCTACATACAATCCACGTTTTCTTCACAGCGTGGACTCCTGCTTCTTCTGTGGTGCAAACTGTGCTGACTGTAGGCCAGGAATCACCATCATTGTGTCCTCTGCAAATTACTCTACTAGTAGCAGCATCTATAGCCTAAGTTGTCTATTTCTGGGACTCGTGTCTTTCCTTGTTGTAGTGTGA